GTGCGCCCTGGCCCGTCCTCGCCCTCTGGTGGGACGCCGACCACGCGGGCTACACGCTGGCGTCCGGCTTCCGCCGCCCGGTCGGATTCGTCTGGCTCACGAGCGGTGTCCCGGCGGGGGAGGACGAGGCGATGCGGACCTTCGCCGCGCGCGTGGGCCTCGACCCCGTCCTGGACCTCCAGGCCCTCGACCAGCTCACGAAACCCGACACCGCGGCCGACGCTCGTACCCGCCTGCGCGGTCTGCTCGCGGTCCTCGCACGCGTGGGCGTCTCACTGCCTCCCGGACTGGCACCCGGCCAACCGGCCCACCGGCTCCGGGAAGCCGCCGCGCTCCAGCCGGACAGCCTCCCGGTCGAGTGGCCGGGCTGGCGGGAGGCGGTCGCCGAACGCGGCACCGTCGAGCACAGCCGCCTCGGCCCCTGGATGCCCTGGACCGGCGGCCCCAGGGCCCGCGCCCTGGCCCTCGCGCAGGTGGCGGCGGGCGTACCGCTGGTGGCCTGGGGGCTGCGGCGGCGCAGCGGCGGCTGGCTCACGGCCGGGGCCCTGCTCCTGGCCCACGGCACGTGGGGTCTGGCCTACGGCCTCACACATCCGCGCGACTGACGCCGGCGACAGCGCGGCGTCGATCCCCCGGCCGGCCGACTCCTACTCGTCGTCCTCGTCGTCCAGCCGCGCCAGCCACGTCGCCAGCCGCTCCACCGGCACCTCGAAGTCGGGGTTGAGATCGACGAACGTCCGCAGCTGCTCGGCCAGCCACTCGAAGGTGACCTCCTCCTCGCCGCGCCGCTTCTCCAGTTCCTCGATGCCACGGTCCGTGAAGTACATGCCGTCAAGGATATGTGGGCGCAAACAGCCGGGCCGCACCCCCGGATCGGGGATGCGGCCCGGTCACGCAGGACGCACGAGGGCGCTTACGCGTCGAACACCTCACGCACGAGCTGCTCCTGCTCGGCCTGGTGCCGCTTCGCGGAACCCACGGCCGGGGACGAGCTGTGCGGACGCGAGATGCGGCGCAGGCGCTCGCCGGCGGGGATGTCCGCGCCGACCGCCAGGTCGAGGTGGTCGATCAGGTTGAGCGCGATGAACGGCCAGGCACCCTGGTTCGCCGGCTCCTCCTGGGCCCACAGGTACTTCTCGGCGTTCGGGTACCTCTTGATCTCCGCCTGGAGCTCGGTACCCGGCAGCGGGTACAGGCGCTCGATGCGGATGATCGCCGTGTCCGTCACACCGCGCTTCTGACGCTCGGCCTCCAGGTCGTAGTAGACCTTGCCGGCGCAGAAGACGACCTTCCTGACCGCGGCCGGGTCGACCGACGCGTCGCCGATGACCGGCTGGAACTGCCCGGTCGTGAACTCCTCCGCCTTCGACGCCGCCGCCTTCAGGCGCAGCATCGACTTCGGCGTGAAGACCACCAGCGGCTTGTGGTGCGGGTTGTGCACCTGCCACCGCAGGAGGTGGAAGTAGTTCGACGGCGACGTCGGCATGGCGACCGTCATGTTGTTCTGGGCGCAGAGCTGCAGGAACCGCTCCGGGCGGGCCGAGGAGTGGTCCGGGCCCTGGCCCTCGTAGCCGTGCGGCAGGAGCAGGACGACGCCGGACGTCTGGGCCCACTTCTGCTCGGCCGACGAGATGAACTCGTCCACGACCGTCTGCGCGCCGTTGACGAAGTCGCCGAACTGCGCCTCCCACATCACGAGCGCGTTCGGGCGGGCCAGCGAGTAGCCGTACTCGAAGCCCATCGCCGCGTACTCGGAGAGGAGGGAGTTGTAGACGTTGAGCCGCGCCTGGTCCTCGGAGAGGTACTGCAGCGGCGTGTACTCGTCGCCCGTGGTGCGGTCGATGATGACCGCGTGGCGCTGGCCGAACGTACCGCGCTGCGAGTCCTGGCCGGCCAGGCGGACCGGGACGCCCTCCAGCAGGAGGGAGCCGATCGCGAGGGTCTCGCCCATGCCCCAGTCGATCGTGCCGTCCTCGACCATCGCCGCCCGGCGCTGCAGCTGCGGCAGCAGACGCGGGTGGACGGTGATGTGGTCGGGGATGTTGACCTGGGACTCGGCGATCCGCTTGACGACCTCCGAGGTCACCGCGGTGTTCACGGCGACCGGGAACTCGGCCTGCGGGTCGGAGGGCTCCACGGCGGACGGCTGCGAGGTGGCCTCGCGGACCTCCGTGAAGACCTTCTCCAGCTGGCCCTGGTAGTCCTGGAGCGCCTGCTCGGCCTCTTCCAGGGTGATGTCGCCGCGACCGATGAGGGACTCGGTGTACAGCTTGCGCACCGAGCGCTTCTTGTCGATCAGGTCGTACATCAGCGGCTGGGTGAAGGCCGGGTTGTCCGACTCGTTGTGACCGCGGCGGCGGTAGCAGATGAGGTCGATCACCACGTCCTTGTTGAACGCCTGGCGGAACTCGAAGGCGAGCCGCGCCACGCGGACGACGGCCTCGGGGTCGTCGCCGTTCACGTGGAAGATCGGGGCCTCGATCATGCGGGCCACGTCCGTCGCGTACATGGAGGAGCGCGAGGACTCGGGGGCCGCGGTGAAGCCGACCTGGTTGTTGATGACGATGTGGACCGTGCCGCCGGTGCGGTAGCCGCGCAGCTGCGACATGTTCAGGGTCTCGGCCACCACGCCCTGGCCCGCGAAGGCCGCGTCGCCGTGGATCGCCACCGGCAGGACCGTGAAGTCCGTGCCGCCCTTGTTGATGATGTCCTGCTTGGCGCGCGAGACGCCCTCCAGGACCGGGTCCACCGCCTCCAGGTGCGACGGGTTCGCGACCAGGGAGACCTTGATCTGCTCACCGTCGAGGCCCGTGAAGGTGCCCTCGGCGCCCAGGTGGTACTTCACGTCACCGGAGCCGTGCATCGACTTCGGGTCGAGGTTGCCCTCGAACTCGCGGAAGATCTGGGCGTACGACTTGCCGACGATGTTGGCGAGGACGTTCAGGCGGCCGCGGTGGGCCATGCCGATGACGACCTCGTCCAGGCGCGACTCGGCAGCGGAGTCGAGCACCGCGTCGAGCAGCGGGATGACGGACTCGCCGCCCTCCAGGGAGAAGCGCTTCTGGCCGACGTACTTCGTCTGCAGGAACGTCTCGAACGCCTCGGCCGCGTTCAGCCGGCGCAGGATGCGCAGCTGCTCCTCGCGCTCCGGCTTGGAGTGCGGGCGCTCCACGCGGTCCTGGATCCACTTGCGCTGCTTGGGGTCCTGGATGTGCATGAACTCGATGCCGGTGGTGCGGCAGTACGAGTCGCGCAGGACGCCGAGGATGTCGCGCAGCTTCATCATCGACTTGCCGGCGAAACCGCCGACGGCGAACTCGCGCTCCAGGTCCCACAGGGTGAGGCCGTGCTCGGTGATGTCCAGGTCGGGGTGCTTGCGCTGCTGGTACTCCAGCGGGTCCGTGTCGGCCATGACGTGGCCGCGGACCCGGTAGGAGTGGATCAGCTCGAAGACGCGGGCGGCCTTGGTGACGTCGTCGTCGTGGCTGGCGTCGATGTCCTTGAGCCAGCGGACCGGCTCGTAGGGGATGCGCAGCGCCTCGAAGATGTCGTCGTAGAAGCCGTTCTCGCCGAGCAGCAGGTTGGCGACCTGGCGGAGGAACTCGCCGGAGGCGGCGCCCTGGATGACCCGGTGGTCGTAGGTCGACGTGAGCGTCATGACCTTCGAGATGCCGAGCTTGTTCAGGGTGTCCTGGCTGGTGCCCTGGAACTCCGCCGGGTAGTCCATGGAGCCGACGCCCATGATCACGGACTGGCCGGGCATCAGGCGCGGCACCGAGTGGACGGTGCCGAGGCCGCCGGGGTTGGTCAGGGAGACCGTGACCCCGGTGAAGTCGTCCATCGTCAGCTTGCCGTCGCGGGCGCGGCGGACGATGTCCTCGTAGGCCTGCCAGAACTCGAAGAAGTTCAGCGTCTCGGCCTTCTTGATCGCCGCGACGACGAGCTGGCGGTCGCCGTTCGGCTTGACCAGGTCGATGGCGAGACCGAGGTTGACGTGGTCCGGCTTGACCAGGGTCGGCTTGCCGTCGACCTTCGCGAACGAGTAGTTCATCGCCGGCATGGCCTTGATCGCCTGGACCATGGCGTAGCCGATGAGGTGCGTGAAGGAGATCTTCCCGCCGCGCGCCCGCTTGAGGTGGTTGTTGATGACGATGCGGTTGTCGAACAGCAGCTTCACCGGGACCGCGCGCACGGACGTGGCCGTGGGCAGCTCCAGGGAGGCGTCCATGTTCTTCGCGACCGCGGCGGCGGGGCCGCGCAGCACGACCTGCTCGGGGCCCGAGGGGGCCTCGGCGGCGGGCTCGGCCTTCTTCGCGGGAGCGGCCGGCTTCGCGGGGGCCGGGGCGGCCTTCGCGGGAGCGGCGGCCTGGGCCGGGGCCTGCGCGGCGGGCTTCGCCTGGGCCGGAGCCGGGGCCTGCGCGGCGGCGGGCTTCTCGGCGGCGGGCTTCTCGGCCGCCGGGGCGGGGGCCTGGGCGGGAGCGGCCTGCGCGGTGGTGGTGCCCGCGGCCCCCGCGGCCGCGGTACCCGCCGGAGCCGGCGCGCCAGCGGCGCCCGGCTTGTAGTCGGCGAAGAAGTCCCACCAGGCTCGGTCTACCGAATTCGGGTCCTGGAGGTACTGCTGATAGATCTCGTCGACGAGCCACTCGTTGGCACCGAACGACGCGGCGGGGTTCTTGCCCGCTTGGTCGGTCTCGGTCGAGATGCTCGAGTTACTGGGGGACTGTGGCGACACGGCGGCAACCGCCCTCTTCCGCTTCACAAGATGATGGACAGCGGGAATCAAGGCTACGCCTCCCGGGCCGGGAAGGTCAGGTCGGGCCCGTTCAACGTCGTGTAAGTCACATCTCAGACTGCGTTTCGGGCCTTGAAATGGCGGGAAACAAGCGTAGTTCCGCTTAAGGAGGGAAGGGCGGGGCAAGGCCCCGGGCGCCGATGGCGCGGGCCTGTGCCTGATCACACGTGTCCGTCAGCGCGGACGCCGGTGGATCTTGTGGCTCCGCTTCGAACTTTACGTCAACTTGGCACGGATGGCTCTCCTGGAAGAGTGACAAGAATCCGGCAACCCCGCTCGGATTCGGCCACTCCGATCCGCCCGCCGTGCAGATCCACCGCCCAGCGGGCGATCGCCAGGCCGAGGCCCGTGCCGCCGTCGCTGCCCGGCCCCTGCGGCCGTTTGGCGCTGCCCCGGTTGAACCGCTCGAAGACGCGGTGCCACTCCGACTTCGGAATGCCGGGGCCCTCGTCCAGGACCTCCAGCTCCAGCGACTCCGGCAGCGCGCCGCGCCGCGCCTTGACCGTCACCCGGCCGTGCGGCGGGCTGTGCTTGACCGCGTTGTCGATGAGATTGGCGACGACCTGGTGGATGCGCTCCGGGTCGGCGTGCGCGGTCAACTCCGGCGGGTGGACGTCGAGGTGCAGATGGACGTCCGTGCGCGTGTGACTGCCCGAGCCGGTGGCGATGCCCGCGCGCACGGAGGCGACCATGTTGGCCTCCTTCAGCACACCGGACAGGTACGGCCACACCTCGAACCGCCGCTTCTTCAGCGGGACGACGCCGTTGTCCAGGCGGGACAGATCCAGCAGCGTCTCCACCAGCCGGCCGAGGCGCTCGGTCTGCTTCAGGGCCGTGCGCATCGTCTCCGGGTCGGCCTGCGTGACGCCGTCGACGATGTTCTCCAGCACCGCGCGCAGACCCGCGATGGGCGTGCGCAGCTCGTGCGAGACGTTCGCCACCAGCTCCTTGCGCTGGCGGTCCTGGGCCTCCAGCTCGTCGGCCATGGCGTTGATCGTCACGGCCAGGTCGCCCAGTTCGTCACGGCGGTTCTCCCGCACCCGGCGGGTGTAGTCGCCCTGCGAGATGGACCGGGCCACGGCCGTCATCTCGTCCAGCGGGGCGGTGAGCGAATGGGCCACGAACTGCGTAATGAGAAGCGTGGCGATCATCGAGAAGACCGTGATGAAGCGCAGCTCCGTCTTCGTGTGCACCGCGATCACCGACAGACCGGTGGTGATCAGCACCGAGATGACGACCAGCGCGCCCAGCTTGGTCTTGATCGAGAACGGGCTCACCCCGCCCCAGGGTTCCGGCTCCCCGGGGTTTCTCCGTGCGGCCGGCCCGCCGCTCATGGCGTCGGGGTCTCCAGGGCGTAACCGACGCCGTGCACCGTACGGATCCGCTCGGCGCCGATCTTCCGGCGCAGCGCCTTGATGTGGCTGTCGACCGTGCGGGTGCCGGAGGCGTCCGCCCAGTCCCAGACCTCGGCGAGCAACTGCTCGCGGGAGAGGACCGCGCGCGGGGTGTTGGCCAGGCAGACCAGGAGGTCGAACTCGGTGGGCGTGAGGTGAACATCCTCACTCCGCACCCGCACCCGGCGCTGCGCGTGGTCGATCTCCAGTTCGCCCAGGCGCAGGATGCCGCTGCGCGGCGTCGCGGCGGCCAGCGCGGCCCGCTCCACGCGGCGCAGCAGCACGTGCACGCGCGCCGCCAACTCCCGCATCGAGAAGGGCTTCGTCATGTAGTCGTCGGCGCCGACGCCGAGCCCGACCAGCATGTCGGTCTCGTCGTCGCGCGCGGTGAGCATCAGCACCGGCACCGGCCGGGCGGCCTGCACGCGCCGGCAGACCTCCAGACCGTCGAAGCCGGGCAGCATGATGTCGAGGATCAGCAGGTCGGGCTGCCAGGCCTCGGCCGTGTCGACGGCGGCCGGACCGTCACCCGCTGTTTGCACGAGGAATCCCTCGGCTCGCAGGCGGGTCGCGATGGCGTCCACGATCGTGGCGTCGTCCTCGACGACGAGAACCCGGCGCTGTGCGCCCGGAGTAGCCGTCGCCGAACCGTTGTGGGAGGTGTGTGTCTGCTCCATCGCCCGCCCCTGGGGTGTGCTTTCCGGAATCAGTGGGGTGATTCCTCATGACTGGCTATGCCTGCGCATGGTTGCGATTGACGCTTGAATGATCGGCGTCAGAGGAGCAGCGTACGGGGAGTCAGCACACCTTTGCTATCCAGGGCTGATGGCGAGGTGCACGACGTCCGGAACGCCCCGGGCAACCGGGATCTCTTCGGTACGCACCTGTTGGAACCCGGCATTCCGCAAGGTTTCTTCGAATTCCGGAGACGGCTGGGCGGACCAGACGGCGAGTACCCCGCCGGGCTTCAACACCCGTGCGCAGGCGGCCAGTCCGGCTTTGCCGTAGAGATCTGCGTTGCCTTCCGTCACGGTCCAGTCGGGGCCGTTGTCGATGTCGAGGCACAGCGCGTCGTACGTGGCGGATGTCTCATTGACGTATGCGACGAGATCGGCTTCGACGATTTCCGTGCGGGGGTCGGCGAGGGCCTCTGCGGAGATCGTGGAGAGCGGGCCGTCGCGGTGCCATTCGACGATCGCGGGCTCGCGTTCCACCACCGCGATCCGCCCCCAGCGCGGGTCCGCCGCCGCGTGCGCGAGGGAGAAGCCGACGCCGAGTCCGCCGATCAGCAGGTCGGGGCGGGTGCGGCCGGGCAGGGCGTCCAGTGCCGCGTCGACCAGCCGCCGCTCGGAGCGGCCGTCGGAGGTGTCCATCAGGAAGCAGCCGTTCGCGATGATCTCCAGCCGGCCACCGGGCCGGCGCCGCAGCACGACTTCGCCGTGCGGGCCCTCGCGACGGTCCAGGACATCGGGAAGGTCGTTCGGGATGGGCATGGGAACATCCTGGCAGGGGGCGGAGTTCGCACGCCGGGAATTTCCACGCGGCCGGCGGCGGACGCGGGACAGGGCTGTCGGGTTGCTGTGAATCGGCTCTCGCGTGGCCCGGGTCACAGACAGTGGGGCGGTCGGGCACGAAGGCTGTACGGGACGGAAGGAGCGCCCGTGGTGGAACGCGCCGCGCCGCCCGGCGAGGAGGTCGCACCCCCGCCGGCGGACGCGCCCGGGTGCGACACGTCGGTCCTGCTGGACGGGGTGCCGCGGCAGCGGGCACGCCAGACCGCGGTCCCGGCGGTGCCGGACTCCCCGCCCCCGGGAACGCCCGGGGCCGGACTCCGGGCGCTGCGGCCCTGGCGGCTGCTGCCCACCCCCACGGGCACGCCGTTCACCTGCGCGTACGCGGCCCTGCTCGGTGTCACCTCGCTGATCGCCGCGCACGCCGACCCGGCCCTGGTGCACGCCCTGCTCCAGGGCTCCAGCACGGACGTGGCGCACCTGGTGCGGACGCCGGAGCTGGTGCTGGTGGGCAGCGCGCTGTGGGTCGCGGGCGGGGTGGCCTCGCCGTTCGCCGTCGCGTTCCTGCTGGTGCTGACCGCGCTGGAACGGCGGATCGGCGGCCTGCGCACGGCCGGTGTCTTCCTGCTCGGACACGTCCTCGCCACCCTGGCGACCGAGGTGCCGGTGGGACTCGCCGTCCTGGCCGGACAGCTCCCCGACAGCTCCCTGCACCGCCTCGACTACGGCATCAGCTTCGGCGTCGCGGCCGGCACCGGTGCCCTGGCCGGGCTGCTGCCGCTCTGGCTGCGCGTGCCGCTGCTGGCCGGCTTCGCCGGGATGCTGCTCCAGGACCTGCTCGCCTTCACCGACCCGATGACGAACTGGGGGCACCTGATCGCCCTGGCCATCGGTGTCGCGACCTGGCCGCTGGTCCGCCGGTGGTACGCGACGCGCCTGGCCCGGGCGGGACGCTGAGCGCGGGTCGGTTCAGGCCGTGCCGGAAGCCGGCGGGACGTGCTTGGCGCTGGTCAGCAGGGCCACCACCTCCCAGCCCAGTGCCTCGTAGAGCCCTCTGCCCGCGGGCGTTCCGGCCAGGACGCCGGTGCGGGCGCCCTGCCGGACGGCGGCGCTCTGCAGCGTCCGCATGACGACACCGCCGAGCCCCCTGCGGCGGTGCTCGGGGGCCGTCTCGATCTGGTCGACGACGGCGGTCGGGCCCGTCGGGGCGATCTGGCCGCGCGCCGCCAGGGAACCGTCCGGCGCGGCGACCAGCACGCGCGTCACCCCGCCGCGCGACCAGCTGCGCAGCCGGTAGCCCTCGGGAGCGTGCGGAGCGGCGTCCGCCGTCAGCGGGACCGTCATCAGGTAGCCGGGCTCGGGGTCGATCCACCAGTCGTCGCCCAGCCAGCCGGAGACCACGGCCGGGTCCCGGAACGCCTTCAGCCACACCCCGGCCCCGGTCACCGCCTCGGCCACCTTGCGGACGGAGGCCTCGTCGAGAGCGTCACCGGTCGCGCCGAACACATGCCGTGTGACGTGGCCGTTCGCCCCGACGTCGATGGTGCAGCCCCAGGGCTCGGGGACCGGATCGGCCGCTCCACGGGACACGATCCACCCGTCCACCCACGCCTGCACGATCCGGTCCACATCGTCCCCTGTAATAGGTAGAGGGTTGTTTGATCTATTACTCGGGTGACTGTACGCGGTGCCTCGCCATCAGCGTCACCGGTGATCGCTCACAGCGAACGCCTGTCCGGGAACATTCCGTCGCCGCCCAGCATTGAGTCGGCATAGCTCAACTTGACTGCCGAAGGGGAGATCATGGCTTCGACGTCCACACCGCTCACCCTGCCCGTGCTGCCGCTCGACGGTGAGGTCGTGCTGCCCGGGATGGTGGTCCCGCTGGACCTGAGCGACTCCGAGGTCCGTGCCGCCGTGGAGGCCGCACAGGCCGCCGCTCGGACAACGCCCGGAAAGCCCCGGGTACTCCTGGTGCCACGCATCGACGGGACGTACGCGAACACCGGTGTCCTCGGCACCGTCGAGCAGGTCGGCCGGCTCGCCGACGGCGACCCGGGCGCGCTGATCCGCGGCCGGGGCCGGGTGAGGATCGGTGCGGGGACCACGGGACCCGGCGCGGCCCTCTGGGTCGAGGGCACCAGCGTCGACGAGACCGTGCCGGAGCCGCTGCCCGGGCAGGTCGCCGAACTGGTCAAGGAGTACAAGGCCCTCGCCACCGCCTGGCTGCGCAAGCGCGGCGCCTGGCAGATCGTCGACCGGGTCCAGGCCATCGACGACGTCTCGGCGCTCGCCGACAACTCCGGCTACTCGCCGTTCCTGACCACCGACCAGAAGGTCGAACTGCTGGAGACCACCGACCCGGTGGCCCGGCTCAAGCTCGCCACCCAGCAGCTGCGCGACCACCTCGCCGAGCAGGACGTGGCCGAGACCATCGCCAAGGACGTCCAGGAGGGCGTCGACAAGCAGCAGCGTGAATTCCTGCTGCGGCGCCAGCTCGAAGCGGTCCGCAAGGAGCTGCGCGAGCTCAACGGCGAGCAGGAGGGCGAGGAGTCCGACGACTACCGCGCCCGGGTGGAGGCCGCCGACCTGCCCGAGAAGGTCCGCGAGGCCGCCCTCAAGGAGGTCGACAAGCTGGAGCGGTCCTCCGACCAGTCGCCCGAGGGCTCGTGGATCCGCACCTGGCTCGACACGGTCCTGGAGATGCCGTGGAACGAGCGCACCGAGGACGCCTACGACATCCAGGGCGCCAAGGCGGTCCTGGACGCCGAGCACTCGGGTCTCGAGGACGTCAAGGAGCGCATCACCGAGTACCTGGCGGTGCGCAAGCGGCGCAACGACCGGGGACTGGGCGTCGTCGGCGGGCGGCGCGGCGGTGCCGTGCTCGCCCTCGTCGGACCGCCCGGCGTCGGCAAGACCTCCCTCGGCGAGTCCGTCGCCCACGCCATGGGCCGCAAGTTCGTCCGCGTCGCCCTCGGCGGCGTGCGCGACGAGGCCGAGATCCGCGGCCACCGGCGCACCTACGTGGGCGCGCTGCCCGGCCGGGTCGTCCGTGCCATCAAGGAGGCCGGGTCCATGAACCCGGTCGTGCTGCTCGACGAGATCGACAAGGTCGGCTCGGACTTCCGGGGCGACCCGGCCGCCGCCCTCCTCGAAGTGCTCGACCCGGCCCAGAACCACACCTTCCGGGACCACTACCTGGAGGTCGAGCTGGACCTGTCGGACGTGGTCTTCCTCGCCACCGCCAACGTCCTGGAGGCCATCCCGGAGGCCCTGGCCGACCGGATGGAGATCGTCCGCCTCGACGGCTACACCGAGGACGAGAAGGTCGTCATCGCCCGTGACCACCTGCTCCCGCGCCAGCTGGAGCGGGCCGGCCTCGACAAGGACGAGGTGACCCTCGACGAGAGCGCGCTGCGCAAGCTCGCCGGCGAGTACACGCGCGAGGCCGGCGTCCGCAACCTGGAGCGGTCCGTCGCACGGCTGCTGCGCAAGGTCGCCGCCCAGCACGAACTCGGCGAGCGGGAGCTGCCGTTCACCGTCACCGACGGTGATCTGCGCGATCTGATCGGGCGGCCGCACCACGTGCCCGAGTCCGCCCAGGACCCGGCCGAGCGGCGGACGTCCGTGCCGGGCGTGGCCACGGGCCTCGCGGTGACCGGAGCGGGCGGTGACGTGCTCTACGTCGAGGCGTCGCTGGCCGACCCGGAGACGGGCGCGGCCGGGCTGACCCTGACCGGTCAGCTGGGCGATGTGATGAAGGAGTCCGCGCAGATCGCGCTCAGCTTCCTGCGCTCCCACGGCGCCGAGCTGGAACTGCCGGTGGGCGATCTGAAGGACCGGGGCGTGCACATCCACTTCCCGGCGGGCGCGGTCCCCAAGGACGGCCCGAGCGCGGGCATCACGATGACCACGGCCCTGGCCTCCCTGCTCTCCGGCCGGCTGGTCCGCACGGACGTGGCCATGACCGGCGAGGTCTCGCTGACCGGGCGGGTCCTGCCGATCGGCGGCGTGAAGCAGAAGCTGCTCGCGGCGCACCGGGCGGGCGTCACCACCGTGATCATCCCCAAGCGCAACGAGCCCGACCTGGACGACGTCCCGGCCGAGGTGCTGGACAAGCTCGACGTCCACGCCGTGACCGACGTCCGCCAGGTCCTGGAGCTGGCGCTGTCCCCGGCGACGAACGGGGCCGCGCCCGAGGTTCCGGTCGCGGCGTGACGGACGTGGCCGGATGAGGGAAGGCCCGGGTTCTCGTGAGGGAGGCCCGGGCCTTCACCATGTGGCGGCCCTGTGTACACGCACCCCGTGGCCTGCGGAATACTTGCCGAACTGCGGCGATGACAGCAGGTGGCGGAAAATCCCAGTACGGGAACTCTCCGTGCGGGCGACGACCGAGGCAGGGACTGACGTGCACGAGGACGGCAAGGACGACGGACACCGAGCTGCCGGTGCGGCCGGGAGCGCTGTGGATCAGCCTGCCTTCCTGGCGCTGGAGCGGGAGCTGACCGTGCTGCTGCGACGGGCCCGGGCCAGCCAGGGCGAGATGGCCCGCGAGGTCCATCCCGACCTGGAGTCGTCCGCCTACGGGCTGCTGGTCCGGCTGGACGAGTGCGGCAAGCAGCGGGCCACCGCCCTCGCCGCCTACATCGGGGTCGGCAAGGCGACGATGTCCCGCCAGCTGCGCGCCCTGGAGGAACTCGGGCTGGTCGCGCGCGAGCCCGACCCCGCCGACGGCCGCGCCTGGCTGGTCGCCCTCACCCAGGAGGGCCACGACCGGGTCCGCCGGGTCCGCGAGGCCCGCCGCGCCCGGTACGCCGGCCGCCTGGCCGACTGGGACACCCACGAGGTCACGGAACTGGCCCGGCTGCTGCACCAGCTCAACCGCGGCATGGAGAAGTAGCGGGTTCCTCAGCGCTCGGCGCACACCACCGTCAGAGCTCGCTCGGCGCACACGACCGTCAGAGCTCGGCGTACACGACCGTCGCGTCGTCGTGCCGCTTGCCGCGGCCGCGGAACGTGGCGGCGGAATCCGCCCGTTCCAGCGTCCGCACCCGGTCCACGAGCGCCTGCGGACCCTCCTTGCGCAGCAGGCGGAAGCAGTCCGCCCAGTCGCCCTCCTGGAACCGCTCCACCCAGCGGGTCGCCCCGTCCGTCAGGGCGGCCAGGGCGCGCACCTCGCGGCGGGGCAGGGTTCCGGTCACCGCGCGCCGGGCCACCCCGGGATCGGCGGCCGCCGTGAAGAAGCCGCCCTCCTTGTTCCGCAGCGTCGCGTCCACCAGCGCGTCCGTGGCCAGGGCCGAGCGCGGCAGCCGGGCCAGCCGGTCGTCCAGCAGCGCGGTCACCGCGCCGTCGGGGGACTCCAGCAGCAGGGCCGAGTCCGACAGGACCAGGTACTCCACCGTGGCCGGATTCCACCGGGCCAGGACCACCGTGGCCTGAGGTGTACGGGGGTGAGAAAGGTCACAGGTTTCCGCGTGTGCCGCGGCGGTACGCGCGATGGCGCGGGACAAGGCGTCGAGCAGAG
This genomic stretch from Streptomyces sp. Go-475 harbors:
- the lon gene encoding endopeptidase La produces the protein MASTSTPLTLPVLPLDGEVVLPGMVVPLDLSDSEVRAAVEAAQAAARTTPGKPRVLLVPRIDGTYANTGVLGTVEQVGRLADGDPGALIRGRGRVRIGAGTTGPGAALWVEGTSVDETVPEPLPGQVAELVKEYKALATAWLRKRGAWQIVDRVQAIDDVSALADNSGYSPFLTTDQKVELLETTDPVARLKLATQQLRDHLAEQDVAETIAKDVQEGVDKQQREFLLRRQLEAVRKELRELNGEQEGEESDDYRARVEAADLPEKVREAALKEVDKLERSSDQSPEGSWIRTWLDTVLEMPWNERTEDAYDIQGAKAVLDAEHSGLEDVKERITEYLAVRKRRNDRGLGVVGGRRGGAVLALVGPPGVGKTSLGESVAHAMGRKFVRVALGGVRDEAEIRGHRRTYVGALPGRVVRAIKEAGSMNPVVLLDEIDKVGSDFRGDPAAALLEVLDPAQNHTFRDHYLEVELDLSDVVFLATANVLEAIPEALADRMEIVRLDGYTEDEKVVIARDHLLPRQLERAGLDKDEVTLDESALRKLAGEYTREAGVRNLERSVARLLRKVAAQHELGERELPFTVTDGDLRDLIGRPHHVPESAQDPAERRTSVPGVATGLAVTGAGGDVLYVEASLADPETGAAGLTLTGQLGDVMKESAQIALSFLRSHGAELELPVGDLKDRGVHIHFPAGAVPKDGPSAGITMTTALASLLSGRLVRTDVAMTGEVSLTGRVLPIGGVKQKLLAAHRAGVTTVIIPKRNEPDLDDVPAEVLDKLDVHAVTDVRQVLELALSPATNGAAPEVPVAA
- a CDS encoding MarR family transcriptional regulator: MHEDGKDDGHRAAGAAGSAVDQPAFLALERELTVLLRRARASQGEMAREVHPDLESSAYGLLVRLDECGKQRATALAAYIGVGKATMSRQLRALEELGLVAREPDPADGRAWLVALTQEGHDRVRRVREARRARYAGRLADWDTHEVTELARLLHQLNRGMEK
- a CDS encoding GNAT family N-acetyltransferase gives rise to the protein MDRIVQAWVDGWIVSRGAADPVPEPWGCTIDVGANGHVTRHVFGATGDALDEASVRKVAEAVTGAGVWLKAFRDPAVVSGWLGDDWWIDPEPGYLMTVPLTADAAPHAPEGYRLRSWSRGGVTRVLVAAPDGSLAARGQIAPTGPTAVVDQIETAPEHRRRGLGGVVMRTLQSAAVRQGARTGVLAGTPAGRGLYEALGWEVVALLTSAKHVPPASGTA
- a CDS encoding protein phosphatase 2C domain-containing protein, with protein sequence MRTELASEPGDADRPNEDFASVGLPASGQGGSVVVLDGVTPPKGGTGCLHSVPWFTARLGGALTELTVSLPDVPLLDALSRAIARTAAAHAETCDLSHPRTPQATVVLARWNPATVEYLVLSDSALLLESPDGAVTALLDDRLARLPRSALATDALVDATLRNKEGGFFTAAADPGVARRAVTGTLPRREVRALAALTDGATRWVERFQEGDWADCFRLLRKEGPQALVDRVRTLERADSAATFRGRGKRHDDATVVYAEL